The following DNA comes from Oikeobacillus pervagus.
CATTCCAATTCCCTAGTCCAACAATTAAACAACTTGCATCACGGTGAATTCCTTTCTTTTGTAGAAAATGCGAAAATTCCCTTGCAAACACTTCTGACACCTTTTTTTGAAAGTCAGAGTCTGATTGTCGTATTCGTTGGGCTTCAATGGTTAAATAGTTTCCCGCTTTTTTTCCAATTGTTTTCTCGCCTTCTGGAGTGATTTCCACATAAGATAGTTTTATATCATTTTCTTCTTTCTCCTTGATAATTACCCCTTCGATTTCCGATGTTGTTCCTTGTTGTTCATCTACCATTTCCTTGGCTTCTATCGCTAGATCTGTTCTTACAGAATACACGCTTAAATCTAATTGTTTATCATTTGTCATCTTCCCATCTCCTTCATGACCTGCTTCGTTATTTTTTATCATTTCCCATCCAATAAAACTTCATTCTGTTACTTAGACTTTTTGAACATCATACATAAGAGTATTGCAATATAAAGTTTCGTTTGATAAAATATCTTTTGTTCTATTGTTCATTGAAATGGGAAAATCGAGTAAAAAATAGAATCTCGATCTTGAGGAGGTGACACGGATGCCAAACATTAAATCTGCAATCAAACGCGCAAAAACAACTGAAGTTCGTAATGCACGAAATATTCAAGTTAAATCTGCTATGCGTACAGCTGTGAAAAAAGCTGAAGCTGCAGTTGTGAATAAAGACGAAAATGCAAAAGACCTTCTTTTCACTGCTGTTAAACAATTAGACAAAGCTGCTTCTAAAGGATTAATCCACAAAAATGCGGCTAACCGTACAAAATCACGTTTAATGAAGAAATTATCTGTTAACGCATAAGGTAAAACTTCATTTAGTGGAGTTAACTTACTGCCCGTTAATTGTAAATTGATTTTTTCTTAAACAAAAAAGGGGCTGTCTTATAAAGTTGGTTACCCCCAAAAGTTAGAGTTTTATTACGCAGCTGATTGGCTAGATTGAGTTCGGTATTCGATCGGACTCAATCCGGCCAATTTTTCTTTTGATCGTTCATTGTTATACCAGTA
Coding sequences within:
- the rpsT gene encoding 30S ribosomal protein S20, with the protein product MPNIKSAIKRAKTTEVRNARNIQVKSAMRTAVKKAEAAVVNKDENAKDLLFTAVKQLDKAASKGLIHKNAANRTKSRLMKKLSVNA